From a region of the Streptomyces sp. NBC_01454 genome:
- a CDS encoding cytochrome P450 — protein sequence MTTLRSRIIAWAGRMYLARTRRKGFDLSRMSFLPESVLMPLRRDGLDPVGDLAAVREAEPVSRLPVPIAANVWLVTGYDEVKAVLGKANAFSSDFTNLVGKAGAGAEQNPGGLGFADPPVHTRLRRLLTPEFTMRRLSRLTPRIHEIVEEQLDAMEKAGKDGDPVDIVHSFALPIPSLVICELLGVPYEDRADFERLSAARFDLFSGANASFGAISESLSYFRDIVKKQRENPGDGLLGMIVKEHGDSVSDEELAGLADGVLTGGFETTASMLALGALVLLQDPKHFAALNDGDDVVDRYVEELLRYLTVVQVAFPRFAREDLEIGGVQITAGDVVLCSLSGADRDGKIGPDMERFDPSRNVPSHLAFGYGIHRCVGAELARMELRAAYPALVRRFPHMRLAAKPEDLEFRKLSIVYGIESLPVRLDG from the coding sequence ATGACGACTCTCCGTTCCCGGATCATCGCCTGGGCCGGCCGTATGTATCTGGCGAGAACGCGCAGGAAGGGATTCGACCTGTCTCGAATGTCTTTCTTGCCCGAGTCCGTCCTGATGCCATTGCGGCGCGATGGTCTCGACCCCGTGGGCGATTTGGCGGCCGTCCGGGAGGCGGAGCCCGTCAGCAGGCTTCCCGTGCCCATAGCCGCCAACGTCTGGCTGGTCACCGGCTACGACGAGGTCAAGGCGGTACTGGGAAAGGCCAATGCCTTCAGTTCGGACTTCACCAACCTCGTCGGCAAGGCCGGCGCGGGTGCCGAACAGAACCCCGGCGGGCTGGGATTCGCCGACCCGCCGGTGCACACCCGCCTCCGGCGCCTCCTGACGCCCGAATTCACCATGCGCCGGCTCAGCAGGCTCACCCCCCGCATCCACGAGATCGTCGAGGAGCAGCTCGACGCCATGGAAAAGGCGGGCAAGGACGGCGACCCGGTCGACATCGTCCACTCTTTCGCCCTGCCCATCCCCTCCCTCGTCATTTGCGAACTCCTCGGCGTCCCTTACGAGGACCGCGCCGACTTCGAGCGCCTCAGCGCCGCCCGCTTCGACCTTTTCAGCGGAGCCAATGCCTCCTTCGGTGCCATATCGGAATCCCTTTCCTATTTCCGGGACATCGTCAAGAAGCAGCGTGAAAACCCGGGTGACGGTCTGCTCGGGATGATCGTGAAGGAACACGGCGACTCGGTCAGCGACGAAGAGCTGGCGGGCCTCGCCGACGGCGTCCTGACCGGCGGCTTCGAAACCACCGCCAGCATGCTGGCCCTCGGCGCCCTGGTCCTCCTCCAGGACCCCAAGCACTTCGCGGCCCTGAACGACGGTGACGACGTCGTCGACCGCTACGTCGAGGAACTCCTCCGCTACCTGACCGTCGTACAGGTCGCCTTCCCGCGCTTCGCCCGCGAGGACCTGGAAATCGGCGGTGTCCAGATCACCGCCGGAGATGTGGTGCTGTGCTCACTGAGCGGCGCGGACCGCGACGGAAAAATCGGCCCGGACATGGAACGGTTCGACCCCTCCCGCAACGTCCCCTCCCACCTCGCCTTCGGCTACGGCATCCACCGCTGCGTGGGCGCCGAACTCGCCCGCATGGAACTCCGCGCCGCCTACCCCGCCCTGGTACGCCGCTTCCCCCACATGCGCCTGGCCGCCAAGCCGGAGGACCTCGAATTCCGCAAACTATCCATCGTCTACGGCATCGAGTCGCTGCCGGTGCGGTTGGACGGCTGA
- the rho gene encoding transcription termination factor Rho: MSDTTDLMGARTDGSATAPATDAPAAPATTRRRRSGTGLDGMVLAELQQVASGLGIKGTARMRKSQLIEVIKEKQATGPGSGAKADASADTETKPKRRTTSKARTGEGGAEQAAGKAAASDKGAKAADKAGAQQQIDIPGQPVSDEQPAGERRRRRATAAAGSPEAVSGDLKTDTKVEAKTETRTEARTDTAVSPQETGEGRPGKSGERQERGDRQDRGQKGDRGDRGQRQRDRGDRGDRRKGDAGDGGQGGQGGQGGQGGQRQRDRRNDDDDDFEGGRRGRRGRYRDRRGRRGGREDFGNEPQVTEDDVLIPVAGILDILDNYAFIRTSGYLPGPNDVYVSLAQVRKNGLRKGDHVTGAVRQPKDGERREKFNALVRLDTVNSVAPEQGRGRPEFGKLTPLYPQERLRLEGESGGLTTRIIDLVTPIGKGQRGLIVAPPKTGKTMIMQAIANSITRNNPECHLMVVLVDERPEEVTDMQRSVKGEVISSTFDRPAEDHTTVAELAIERAKRLVELGHDVVVLLDSITRLGRAYNLAAPASGRILSGGVDSTALYPPKRFFGAARNIEDGGSLTILATALVETGSRMDEVIFEEFKGTGNLELKLDRKLSDKRIFPAVDVDASSTRKEEILMGSDELAVVWKLRRVLHALDQQQAIELLLDKMKQTKSNAEFLLQIQKTTPTTGNGND; the protein is encoded by the coding sequence GTGAGCGACACCACCGATCTGATGGGCGCGCGTACCGATGGCAGTGCCACCGCGCCCGCCACGGACGCTCCCGCTGCGCCTGCAACCACGCGGCGCCGCCGTTCCGGCACCGGCCTTGACGGCATGGTCCTGGCAGAGCTGCAGCAGGTCGCCTCCGGCCTCGGCATCAAGGGCACCGCGCGGATGCGCAAGAGCCAGCTGATCGAGGTCATCAAGGAGAAGCAGGCCACCGGCCCGGGCTCCGGTGCCAAGGCCGACGCGTCCGCCGACACCGAGACCAAGCCCAAGCGCCGTACGACCTCCAAGGCCCGTACCGGCGAGGGCGGCGCGGAGCAGGCCGCCGGCAAGGCAGCCGCGTCCGACAAGGGCGCCAAGGCCGCCGACAAGGCCGGGGCCCAGCAGCAGATCGACATCCCCGGCCAGCCCGTCAGCGACGAGCAGCCGGCCGGCGAGCGCCGCCGGCGCCGCGCCACCGCCGCCGCGGGCAGCCCCGAGGCCGTCTCCGGCGACCTCAAGACCGACACCAAGGTCGAGGCGAAGACCGAGACCCGGACCGAGGCCAGGACCGACACCGCGGTCTCCCCCCAGGAGACCGGCGAGGGCCGTCCGGGCAAGAGCGGCGAGCGCCAGGAGCGCGGGGACCGCCAGGACCGCGGCCAGAAGGGCGACCGCGGGGACCGCGGCCAGCGCCAGCGGGACCGCGGCGACCGCGGTGACCGCCGCAAGGGCGACGCCGGTGACGGTGGCCAGGGCGGTCAGGGCGGTCAGGGCGGCCAGGGCGGCCAGCGTCAGCGCGACCGCCGCAATGACGACGACGACGACTTCGAGGGCGGCCGCCGGGGCCGTCGCGGCCGCTACCGCGACCGCCGGGGCCGGCGCGGCGGCCGCGAGGACTTCGGCAACGAGCCGCAGGTCACCGAGGACGACGTCCTGATCCCCGTCGCGGGCATCCTCGACATCCTCGACAACTACGCGTTCATCCGGACCTCCGGCTACCTGCCGGGCCCGAACGACGTGTACGTCTCGCTCGCCCAGGTCCGCAAGAACGGCCTGCGCAAGGGTGACCACGTCACCGGCGCGGTCCGCCAGCCCAAGGACGGCGAGCGGCGCGAGAAGTTCAACGCGCTGGTCCGTCTCGACACGGTCAACAGCGTGGCGCCCGAACAGGGCCGCGGGCGGCCGGAGTTCGGGAAGCTGACGCCCCTTTACCCGCAGGAGCGACTGCGTCTGGAGGGTGAGTCGGGCGGTCTGACGACCCGGATCATCGATCTGGTCACGCCGATCGGCAAGGGCCAGCGTGGTCTGATCGTGGCCCCGCCGAAGACCGGCAAGACCATGATCATGCAGGCGATCGCCAACTCGATCACCCGCAACAACCCCGAGTGCCACCTGATGGTCGTCCTCGTCGACGAGCGTCCCGAAGAGGTCACCGACATGCAGCGGTCGGTCAAGGGCGAGGTCATCTCCTCGACCTTCGACCGCCCGGCCGAGGACCACACCACCGTCGCGGAGCTGGCCATCGAGCGCGCCAAGCGCCTGGTGGAGCTGGGCCACGACGTGGTCGTCCTGCTGGACTCGATCACCCGTCTGGGACGTGCGTACAACCTCGCCGCCCCGGCCTCCGGCCGCATCCTGTCCGGTGGTGTCGACTCGACCGCGCTCTACCCGCCGAAGCGCTTCTTCGGTGCGGCGCGCAACATCGAGGACGGCGGTTCGCTGACCATCCTGGCCACCGCGCTGGTCGAGACCGGCTCGCGGATGGACGAGGTGATCTTCGAGGAGTTCAAGGGCACCGGCAACCTCGAGCTCAAGCTCGACCGCAAGCTCTCGGACAAGCGCATCTTCCCGGCGGTGGACGTGGACGCGTCCAGCACCCGTAAGGAAGAGATCCTCATGGGCAGCGACGAGCTCGCCGTCGTGTGGAAGCTGCGCCGGGTGCTGCACGCCCTGGACCAGCAGCAGGCCATCGAGCTGCTGCTGGACAAGATGAAGCAGACGAAGTCCAACGCGGAGTTCCTGCTCCAGATCCAGAAGACGACGCCGACCACGGGCAACGGCAACGACTGA
- a CDS encoding homoserine dehydrogenase codes for MMRTRPLKVALLGCGVVGSEVARIMTTHADDLAARIGAPVELAGIAVRRPDRVREGVPAELVTTDATALVKRGDIDVVIEVIGGIEPARTLITTAFEHGASVVSANKALVAADGAALHAAAEANGADLYYEAAVAGAIPLVRPLRESLAGDKVNRVLGIVNGTTNFILDKMDSTGAGYSEALDEATALGYAEADPTADVEGFDAAAKAAILAGIAFHTRVTIDDVHREGLTEVTAADIASAKRMGCTVKLLAICERAADGASVTARVHPAMIPLTHPLASVREAYNAVFIEADAAGQLMFYGPGAGGSPTASAVLGDLVAVCRNKLSGTTGPGESAYTRLPVSPMGAVITRYHISLDVADKPGVLAQVATIFAEHGVSIDTVRQQGKDGEASLVIVTHRAADAALSSTVVALRELDTVRGVASIMRVEGE; via the coding sequence ATGATGCGTACGCGTCCGTTGAAGGTGGCGCTCCTGGGCTGTGGAGTTGTCGGCTCAGAGGTGGCGCGCATCATGACGACGCACGCCGACGACCTCGCCGCCCGCATCGGCGCGCCCGTGGAGCTCGCCGGGATCGCCGTACGCCGCCCGGACCGGGTGCGCGAGGGTGTCCCGGCCGAGCTGGTCACCACCGACGCCACCGCGCTGGTCAAACGCGGCGACATTGATGTCGTGATCGAGGTGATCGGCGGTATCGAGCCGGCCCGCACGCTCATCACCACCGCCTTCGAGCACGGCGCGAGCGTGGTCTCCGCCAACAAGGCACTGGTCGCGGCGGACGGCGCGGCGCTGCACGCGGCGGCCGAGGCCAACGGCGCGGATCTCTACTACGAGGCCGCCGTCGCCGGCGCGATCCCGCTGGTGCGGCCGCTGCGCGAGTCGCTGGCCGGCGACAAGGTCAACCGGGTGCTCGGCATCGTCAACGGCACCACCAATTTCATTCTCGACAAGATGGATTCGACCGGCGCGGGCTACAGCGAGGCGCTGGACGAGGCCACCGCGCTGGGCTACGCCGAGGCCGACCCGACCGCCGATGTCGAGGGCTTCGACGCCGCCGCCAAGGCCGCGATCCTGGCCGGTATCGCCTTCCACACCCGGGTGACCATCGACGATGTGCACCGCGAGGGCCTCACCGAGGTCACCGCGGCCGATATCGCCTCCGCCAAGCGGATGGGGTGCACGGTCAAGCTGCTGGCGATCTGCGAGCGGGCCGCGGACGGCGCGTCGGTCACCGCGCGGGTGCACCCGGCGATGATTCCGCTGACGCATCCGCTCGCCTCCGTCCGTGAGGCGTACAACGCGGTCTTCATCGAGGCCGACGCGGCCGGTCAGCTGATGTTCTACGGGCCCGGCGCCGGCGGTTCGCCGACCGCCTCCGCGGTCCTCGGCGACCTCGTGGCGGTCTGCCGCAACAAGCTCTCCGGCACCACCGGGCCCGGCGAGTCCGCCTACACACGGCTGCCCGTCAGCCCCATGGGCGCGGTCATCACGCGGTACCACATCAGTCTCGACGTGGCCGACAAGCCCGGTGTACTCGCGCAGGTCGCGACCATCTTCGCCGAACACGGCGTATCGATCGATACGGTCCGTCAGCAGGGCAAGGACGGCGAGGCATCGCTCGTCATCGTCACCCACCGGGCGGCGGACGCGGCCCTGTCGTCGACCGTCGTGGCACTGCGCGAGCTCGACACCGTCCGCGGTGTCGCCAGCATCATGCGGGTCGAAGGGGAGTAG
- a CDS encoding response regulator: MPGLSGRILVVDDNKVIRQLIRVNLELEGFEVVTAADGAECLDVVHHVRPDVVTLDVVMPRLNGLHTAARLRADPRTWDIPIAIVSACTQGEVDNGESVGVDAFLAKPFEPADLVRTVGKLVREGRQRQRGPEGGADDEDGESDGGGGVAERGASSGGVATSGGVGMVDAGGE; the protein is encoded by the coding sequence GTGCCTGGCTTGTCCGGTCGGATCCTTGTAGTCGATGACAACAAGGTGATCCGGCAGTTGATCAGGGTCAATCTCGAGCTGGAGGGCTTCGAGGTCGTGACCGCGGCTGATGGTGCCGAGTGTCTGGATGTCGTGCACCACGTGAGACCTGATGTCGTGACCCTTGACGTCGTGATGCCGCGACTCAACGGTCTGCACACCGCGGCGCGGTTGCGCGCCGATCCGCGGACGTGGGACATCCCCATCGCCATCGTCAGTGCGTGTACCCAAGGCGAGGTGGACAACGGGGAGTCGGTGGGGGTGGACGCGTTTCTGGCGAAGCCGTTCGAGCCGGCGGACCTGGTGCGGACCGTGGGGAAGCTGGTGCGCGAGGGACGGCAGCGACAGCGCGGGCCCGAGGGCGGTGCCGACGACGAGGACGGGGAAAGCGACGGGGGCGGGGGAGTGGCGGAGCGTGGTGCTTCGTCCGGTGGGGTCGCGACGTCCGGTGGGGTGGGCATGGTGGACGCGGGTGGGGAGTAG
- the thrC gene encoding threonine synthase — protein sequence MSANSTVSTTSSQWRGIIEEYRDRLPVSDTTEVVTLREGGTPLVPAQVLSERTGCEVYLKVEGANPTGSFKDRGMTMAITRAKEEGAKAVICASTGNTSASAAAYAVRAGMVCAVLVPQGKIALGKMGQALVHGAKILQVDGNFDDCLTLARRLSDNYPVALVNSVNPVRIEGQKTAAFEIVDMLADAPDIHVLPVGNAGNITAYWRGYQEYAADGIASRTPRMWGFQASGSAPIVRGEVVKDPTTIATAIRIGNPASWANAERARDESGGFIDDVTDRQILSAYRLLAAQEGVFVEPASAASVAGLLKAAEEGKVDPGQRIVCTVTGNGLKDPDWAVAGAPQPVTVPIDADAAAERLGLA from the coding sequence ATGTCAGCCAATTCCACCGTGTCCACGACGAGCAGTCAGTGGCGCGGGATCATCGAGGAATACCGCGACCGGCTCCCGGTCAGCGACACGACCGAGGTCGTCACCCTCCGGGAGGGCGGCACACCCCTCGTACCGGCCCAGGTCCTCTCCGAGCGCACCGGGTGTGAGGTGTACCTCAAGGTCGAGGGTGCCAACCCCACCGGCTCCTTCAAGGACCGCGGCATGACGATGGCCATCACCCGCGCCAAGGAGGAGGGCGCCAAGGCGGTCATCTGTGCCTCCACGGGCAACACCTCCGCCTCGGCCGCGGCCTACGCGGTCCGCGCGGGCATGGTCTGTGCGGTGCTCGTCCCACAGGGCAAGATCGCGCTCGGCAAGATGGGCCAGGCCCTGGTCCATGGCGCCAAGATCCTCCAGGTCGACGGAAATTTCGACGACTGTCTGACGCTGGCCCGGCGGCTCTCCGACAACTACCCCGTCGCACTTGTGAACTCCGTGAACCCGGTACGCATCGAGGGCCAGAAGACCGCGGCCTTCGAAATCGTCGACATGCTCGCCGACGCGCCCGACATCCATGTGCTGCCCGTCGGAAACGCCGGCAACATCACCGCGTACTGGCGGGGCTACCAGGAGTACGCGGCCGACGGCATCGCCTCCCGCACTCCGCGCATGTGGGGCTTCCAGGCCTCCGGCAGCGCCCCGATCGTGCGCGGCGAGGTCGTCAAGGACCCGACGACCATCGCCACCGCGATCCGCATCGGAAACCCCGCCTCGTGGGCGAACGCCGAGCGGGCGCGGGACGAGTCCGGCGGCTTCATCGATGACGTGACCGACCGTCAAATCCTGTCCGCCTACCGCCTGTTGGCCGCGCAGGAGGGGGTCTTCGTGGAGCCCGCCTCGGCCGCGTCGGTCGCCGGTCTGCTCAAGGCCGCCGAGGAGGGCAAGGTCGACCCCGGCCAGCGCATCGTCTGCACGGTCACCGGCAACGGACTCAAGGACCCGGACTGGGCGGTGGCCGGCGCGCCGCAGCCGGTCACGGTCCCGATCGACGCGGACGCCGCCGCCGAGCGCCTCGGCCTCGCCTAG
- the nrtL gene encoding ArgS-related anticodon-binding protein NrtL: MTPAELSRTVLRSVRGAVEEQELSVTVPARIVVQPPPRPGCGDYASNVALQLAKPAGRPAREVAEILRKRLAGSPGIARVEIAGPGFLNFTLGDDAQVALVRQVLAQGDGYGDRSVSSGTAGSPRTAAAAGVAASAADSSTRPGPVAAPRGAAAGAREAVVAEALARIDAAAGVPARTDSHPVSAPPNDARGPVAPLDPADPADLPALLNRLGSDEARWVLLRPAAHDPVRLPERPVQRESNPRFRVQYAHARVRALVRNAGELGFSGEPGDVGRSVTEGASGVPDAVSRRPASGEGAQVPDAPDRALQGFLTLLATYPSVIEAAARLRAPDRVVRHLEATADAYFRWHDVFPPLPAGEHKPLAVHRARLALAEAGGTVLANGLRLLGISAPEYL, from the coding sequence GTGACCCCCGCTGAGCTCTCCCGTACCGTCCTGCGCTCCGTGCGTGGCGCGGTGGAGGAGCAGGAGCTCTCCGTGACCGTGCCGGCGCGGATCGTGGTGCAGCCGCCGCCGCGGCCCGGATGTGGGGACTACGCCTCCAATGTCGCGCTGCAGCTCGCCAAGCCGGCGGGCCGGCCGGCCCGCGAGGTGGCCGAGATTCTGCGGAAGCGGCTGGCCGGGAGCCCCGGGATCGCCCGGGTCGAGATCGCCGGGCCGGGGTTCCTGAATTTCACGCTGGGGGACGATGCGCAGGTCGCCCTGGTGCGGCAGGTGCTGGCGCAGGGCGACGGATACGGGGACCGGAGTGTCAGCAGCGGCACCGCCGGGAGCCCCCGGACTGCCGCGGCCGCTGGTGTTGCCGCTTCCGCCGCCGATTCCTCGACCCGCCCCGGCCCCGTGGCCGCCCCCCGAGGCGCCGCCGCCGGTGCCCGCGAGGCAGTGGTGGCCGAGGCCCTCGCGCGAATCGACGCGGCGGCCGGAGTTCCGGCCCGGACCGACTCCCACCCCGTCTCCGCCCCGCCGAACGACGCCCGCGGCCCCGTCGCCCCCCTCGACCCCGCCGACCCCGCCGACCTCCCGGCCCTCCTCAACCGCCTGGGCTCCGACGAAGCGCGCTGGGTGCTGTTGCGGCCGGCCGCGCACGATCCGGTGCGGCTGCCGGAGCGGCCCGTGCAGCGGGAGAGCAATCCGCGGTTCCGGGTGCAGTACGCGCATGCCCGGGTCCGGGCGCTGGTGCGGAACGCGGGTGAGCTGGGATTTTCGGGGGAGCCGGGGGACGTGGGGCGTTCCGTGACCGAGGGCGCTTCAGGTGTCCCGGATGCGGTGTCGCGACGGCCCGCATCCGGCGAAGGGGCCCAGGTGCCGGACGCCCCCGACCGCGCCCTTCAGGGGTTCCTCACGCTTCTCGCCACCTATCCCTCCGTCATCGAGGCCGCCGCGCGGCTGCGGGCGCCGGACCGGGTGGTGCGGCATCTGGAGGCGACGGCGGACGCGTACTTCCGCTGGCACGACGTCTTTCCGCCACTGCCCGCCGGGGAGCACAAACCCTTGGCCGTGCACCGGGCCCGGCTGGCGCTTGCCGAAGCCGGCGGGACGGTGCTCGCCAACGGCCTGCGTCTGCTCGGCATCTCCGCTCCCGAATACCTCTGA
- the thrB gene encoding homoserine kinase → MAGPAFRAAAVRVRTPATSANLGPGFDALGLSLGLYDDVVVRVADSGLHVDIAGEGADSLPRDESHLLVRSMRTAFDLLGGQPRGLEIVCANRIPHGRGLGSSSAAICAGIVAARAVTIGGEQKLDDTALLELATEIEGHPDNVAACLLGGFTLAWMDSGTARAIRMDPADSIVPVVFVPGKPVLTETARGLLPRTVPHVDAAANAGRAALLVEALTRRPELLLAATEDRLHQEYRAPAMPESVALVNRLRADGVPAVVSGAGPTVLALVEDAAAEKVAALAGEGWAANRLALDAAGACVLPLAG, encoded by the coding sequence ATGGCCGGTCCCGCGTTCCGCGCCGCCGCCGTCCGGGTGCGCACCCCCGCTACCAGCGCCAATCTCGGTCCCGGCTTCGATGCCCTGGGTCTTTCCCTGGGCCTGTACGACGATGTCGTGGTGCGTGTCGCCGACTCCGGGCTGCATGTCGACATCGCAGGTGAGGGCGCCGACAGCCTGCCCCGCGACGAGAGCCATCTGCTCGTACGGTCGATGCGCACCGCCTTCGACCTGCTCGGCGGACAGCCGCGCGGCCTGGAAATCGTCTGCGCCAACCGCATTCCGCACGGCCGTGGCCTCGGGTCCTCCTCGGCCGCCATCTGCGCCGGCATCGTCGCCGCGCGCGCCGTGACCATAGGCGGCGAGCAAAAGCTCGACGACACCGCACTGCTGGAACTGGCCACCGAGATCGAGGGCCACCCCGACAATGTCGCCGCCTGCCTGCTGGGCGGTTTCACGCTCGCCTGGATGGACTCCGGCACCGCACGCGCGATCCGGATGGATCCCGCCGATTCCATCGTTCCGGTGGTCTTCGTGCCCGGAAAGCCGGTGCTCACCGAGACCGCCCGCGGACTGCTGCCGCGCACCGTCCCGCATGTGGACGCCGCGGCCAACGCCGGTCGCGCCGCACTGCTCGTCGAGGCGCTGACCAGGCGCCCCGAGCTGCTGCTCGCCGCGACCGAGGACCGACTCCACCAGGAATACCGCGCTCCCGCGATGCCGGAGAGCGTGGCCCTGGTGAACCGGCTGCGCGCGGACGGCGTCCCCGCAGTCGTGTCCGGTGCGGGCCCGACGGTGCTCGCGCTGGTCGAGGACGCGGCGGCCGAGAAGGTCGCGGCACTGGCGGGCGAGGGGTGGGCGGCGAACCGTCTGGCCCTCGACGCGGCGGGCGCCTGCGTACTGCCGCTCGCCGGGTGA
- the lysA gene encoding diaminopimelate decarboxylase translates to MSRSAHPAGPRHADVLPEGHYAGPPADLNSLDPRVWSRTVRRNADGVVTVGGLDVTALAEEFGTPAYFLDEDDFRARCRAWKDAFGADADVFYAGKAFLSRAIVRWLNEEGLHLDVCSGGELATALAAGMPAERIALHGNNKSTEEITRAVEAGVGRIVLDSFQEIVRVAHIAERLGRRQRVQIRVTVGVEAHTHEFIATAHEDQKFGIALAGGQAAEAVRRALKLDGLELIGIHSHIGSQIFDMAGFEVSARRVVQLLTEVRDEHGIELPEIDLGGGLGIAYTSDDDPREPHEIAVALGDIVRRECEAAGLAVPRLSVEPGRAIVGPTAFTLYEVGTVKELEGLRTYVSVDGGMSDNIRTALYDAEYSVALVSRTSSAEPMLSRVVGKHCESGDIVVRDAFLPADVAPGDLLAVPATGAYCRSMASNYNHSLRPPVVAVRNGAARVIVRRETEEDLLRLDVG, encoded by the coding sequence ATGAGTCGTTCCGCGCATCCCGCAGGGCCCCGGCACGCCGATGTGTTGCCCGAAGGGCACTACGCCGGGCCGCCCGCCGATCTCAACTCTCTGGACCCGCGCGTCTGGTCCCGTACGGTCCGGCGCAATGCCGACGGCGTCGTGACCGTCGGCGGGCTGGACGTCACCGCGCTCGCCGAGGAGTTCGGTACGCCGGCCTACTTCCTGGACGAGGACGACTTCCGGGCGCGCTGCCGGGCCTGGAAGGACGCCTTCGGGGCGGACGCGGACGTGTTCTACGCCGGGAAGGCCTTCCTGTCGCGGGCGATCGTGCGGTGGCTGAACGAGGAAGGGCTGCATCTCGACGTCTGCTCCGGCGGTGAGCTGGCCACGGCGCTGGCGGCGGGCATGCCGGCCGAGCGGATCGCGCTGCACGGCAACAACAAGAGCACCGAGGAGATCACCCGGGCCGTGGAGGCGGGGGTCGGGCGGATCGTGCTCGACTCGTTCCAGGAGATCGTCCGGGTCGCGCACATCGCGGAGCGGCTGGGCAGGCGCCAGCGGGTGCAGATCCGGGTCACGGTCGGTGTCGAGGCGCACACCCACGAATTCATCGCGACCGCGCACGAGGACCAGAAGTTCGGCATCGCGCTGGCGGGCGGCCAGGCGGCCGAGGCCGTACGGCGCGCGCTCAAGCTGGACGGGCTGGAACTCATCGGAATTCACAGCCACATCGGGTCGCAGATCTTCGACATGGCCGGATTTGAAGTGTCCGCCCGCCGTGTCGTGCAATTGCTGACCGAAGTGCGCGACGAGCACGGCATCGAGCTGCCCGAGATCGATCTGGGCGGCGGCCTCGGCATCGCCTACACCTCGGACGACGACCCGCGCGAGCCGCACGAGATCGCGGTGGCGCTGGGCGACATCGTGCGCCGTGAGTGCGAGGCGGCGGGGCTCGCGGTGCCGCGGCTGTCGGTCGAGCCGGGCCGGGCGATCGTGGGGCCGACGGCGTTCACGCTGTACGAGGTCGGCACGGTCAAGGAGCTGGAGGGCCTGCGGACGTATGTGTCCGTGGACGGCGGGATGTCGGACAACATCCGCACCGCGCTCTACGACGCGGAGTACAGCGTGGCCCTGGTCTCGCGGACCTCCAGCGCCGAGCCGATGCTGTCGCGGGTGGTCGGCAAGCACTGCGAGAGCGGGGACATCGTCGTGCGCGACGCCTTCCTGCCCGCCGATGTGGCGCCCGGGGACCTGCTCGCGGTGCCGGCCACCGGTGCGTACTGCCGTTCCATGGCGAGCAACTACAACCACTCGCTGCGGCCGCCGGTCGTAGCTGTCAGGAACGGTGCGGCCAGGGTGATCGTCCGGCGGGAGACGGAGGAAGATCTCCTGCGGCTGGACGTCGGCTAG